The DNA sequence cttgaaaaagaccattgtggctacttctaggaatctgGCGCAAACCATCATGCGTCTAGTTCTACTAGGGCAGCTTGGCttatccacgtctggatattcgaAGTGTAGAGTTTATCTTCCTGTCTTGGAGAGTTGACCCAtgtgggtgttggggaattggtttaccctctggCACTGGAGagtaattagtttaccttctcgcactggaaagcATAGTTGGTCCCTTGGGGGGCACAATTCCTGCAATGAGTCCCTAAAAAGGGTGCAGTTTTCTTTTGAAGTACATaagtgatcagttgttgtaagcatgtagccgagccaagttgtgattacttctgaattcctcattgaaaaatgagtgaaacaAATAAGAACTCAGCTGTAAGGTAGGAACTGCATAATAACTGGATAGTCCTTGGCTTGTGAGGTAGTGCCCGTCAAGTTGCTTGAGtcttcgggctttgatgtagtaggaggtcacacatggtacttcctcagattATAGGCGTTCCACTGCTTTTTTATCTCTTTGTTGTTCTTGGTAGCATGGGTATAGCTATTCTTATCGcctactctgctgatcttgtacgAACCTTCCCAGATgagatccatctttttggagctaTCTTTGTGGGCAGTGATGAAggtttttcttaggactagatttCCAGGTTAGAACTATCGaatcttggcccttttgttgtagctggagatgAACTGCTGCTGGTAGGCTGCGATGTGAGTAATGGTCTGCTCGCCCTTCTCCTCTGCCAGATTTaagcttgtggccatctccttactATTCAGTTGCTtgtcttttggtggtgcgatatgcccacaTACATCCTGGGAGTtcatctggccattttcccttcttgtcagtgagggatttcttgaggcaatcgaggatcatcttgttggatgctttgaagcctagagtgattgACTGATAGGGCATCGAATTTTCTAGGGTGACAAGGACCACGCCTGCTCCCAAACCATTGTAGTTAGATGCGCTAACGACATACAAAGGCCAAAAGTCTCTATCGGGTGGAGCAGGCGCGGCTAGGGCGTGCTCGGCTACCTACAGGGCATCGTTGGGAAACTTTATTACGTTATCTAGGATAGGCGTGAAGGCGCAATAGGGAGTTATGGAGCCGTTGTTAGGTTGCCCTATTGCATTGTGAAGGTGTGGTAGGGAGCTGTGGAGCTGGGGCCATGTTACACATAGCAGGAGATGCTCAACTACCAGTATTGGGCCACTTTAAAGTTGAATTATGGAGCAAGGGTCGGTTGGGGCTGTGTGACACGTAGCAGGAAGTGGTGTTCAACTGCTGATACATGTTGctcctatgtagaatcttttggggcGATGAGGATAAGACTTGCTTCCAAGTGTCCTTTTAGTGTTTGTCTGCCCTTGGCGCACCTTTTGGGCCGAGTTGTTgcatttgtcaaaaaaatttgCATCTGTTAGTGTTTATGCCTTTATCGTCGCGCGTCTGGATTAGGTGGAATAGTGCGTTGTGAGGATGGCTGTGTGCATCTAAAGGTAAAACTTGAGCTTCCGGGTTGCAACAATTATtaccaaagttagcttttgaatttctggtagCATTAATGAAGgcttttgaactgtggaatacaGGTAGTTGGGCCCCCAGCTCTTCTTGTATgatggtagagcttattgctaCTTTAGATACCGTCAAACATGTGAATAGGTCATCCGCTACTTCCGATTTGGATAGTATTGAGTTGATGTaaggttttttttcaaaaacctaGCATCTTGATCGGTGAGCCTTGTCCCAAAATGCATGCTTGTCTGTCAAAGAGAAAAAGTTTGCCAGAGTTAGATGATCAATTTTTCAAACAGCTGGTAGTCTACTAtaagtcctttttggaaggctgtTCTACCTGCTCGATCTCATCTATGAAGGatgacctgcttatgttggtcatgtcccgTCGTAGTGCTTCGTTGGTGACCTCATAGTGTTGGAAATCGCGTAATTACTTGGTCAAAAATCTCtatacttcttcctgaatttgccaTTGTTGGGGGTAGCGGAGTTCTCGGCTGCCCCCGGTCTTGACCTGttggtctaggctgctcttctaCGTGCCTGGCTCGTCTATACTGCGATAGCGGTGCATATGGTCCATTCATGGCAGGTGAGGGAATTCTTCGTAAGCTgccggttgaacttgagctgGATTAAGTGACTGTTTCTCTCCGTCTGTCGTGCTTTCTACTCTAATGTGAGGTAAATGATCCTCCTTGCGGACTTAGCTGCGAATGAACATTTcgcctggaaggttgctcatgttgatatCGGAATGTGGTCTCAACCGTGAGTGTATGCTCGTCCATAGGCCCAACcgagagtgcacgctcctccATGCGCTAAGATGGAAGTATACACTgctagaatgctcagtttgtggctggtcgagtggctgcttgccAGGACGCTACTGGAGAGGTTTTTCATCTACCCTTGTCCTTCTTTGGGACACCTTATCTGGGGCAAGTTGCATCGTGGTGTGCTGCAAGAGCTGATGCACCAATGTTGTCTTCTTTGCAAGGGCGTtcatcaactctatgacttgtcgagacaagtgttgttctccatttgggttggaagacTTGGAAGGAATGTgcctccttgagcagtggaagggTGGTAGACTCCGGACGTGTGATTTGAGTTTAGAAATGTCAAATCCACAGGGAAATACGGTGAAAATGCCCCCGGCTTGATGGTAGGTCCGGATGGTTGAGATAATCTTGGGCTGACTTGGGTTGCTTGGAAGGCCACAGAAGCAGGCTGGGCTACAAGAGCATGTTAGGCCATGGGAGTGGGCTGCTCGacgggagcaggctgggccaccaGGGCGGGCTGCTCGGCggaagcaggctgggccacCAAGGCAGGCTACTCGGAGGGAGCAGGCTAGGCCACGGGAATAGGCTTCTCAGTGTGTGGCGCACGTGGGTGCAAGGTTAGGGCTTGGCTTGGCAACTCGTTAGGTTCGTGTCGGGTTTGAGCAGCACGGGCCGGTTTGCCTTGCGCTTGGAATGACAGGGCTTGGGTTGTGGCCTTGGTGCTGTGGGCTTTGGATGACACAGCTTGGGCCATGGTGTAGCACCATGGACCTCACCATGGGTGGCTACCGTGGTGGCCACCGCGGCGGTTGCCATGGTGGAGCCTTATGATGGTGGTGCCACTTAACTTATTGTCACGTTTAGCCTTATGGATCGCCGTGGTCCCATCTCTTGAACATTGGAATTTTCGTTCATTAAAGTTTCCAAATAtcttgccattgtacttttcttttacgttttaccaaagaatttttgcaaataaaaaattctaaaactATGAATGTACAAAAAgtctacaaatggacaagaaaatagaaaaccttggatGTGAGAGCCTTCTAGGAGTGTTGGACTCAACTCtaaatgaaagcaccaatttgtggatgcaaatttcttccttcttgctcttggacaaaattgcacctacaaaacaaataacaccttaggtcaaggccaagagcctcacacaCCCATGATGAATGGGGCGGGgaggctttggctgaagaacctctgatgccaaagttagaattttgagggaaaagtgttcgGAGAATTTAAAGagtttagcaagagaattgcaattgagttttggagagaatgaggtagtatttataggggtgtgacCGGTCCCTTAAAGAGGAGTAGGACCGGCCACTTGGTTGATATTTTGGGTGAGGTTCATGATTTGTAGCTAATTAggaataattgaataataaatcaattaattagcaaattaatagaataatttcctaattgattagctaattaatataataaaagatgaatgatttgggACGTACCTTGtggagaggatttgatgaggatggatgaaataggttttgaattgttacctattttgggcacttttgacttggttgagggataaTTGCCCACTGCTCACGCGTAGGAATcctggtgtgcctcgagggtaattttgtccttttcacccaataatccacatGTCGTcttatgattattttttactccacacTGATATTATAccgaagttttttattttatgtattgtTGTAACATCATGTAATATACTGATGTGATAATATGATATTCTAAATTATTCAATTATAACACGGGATtacactttttaaaattttgtatttataaatCTATATATTATATAGTTTGAATGAATTAGCTAGAAAGCTACATCAGCAATAACACTACGGTGCCATTGTCATACAGAAAATATTCACATCACATTACtacataataattattattgtgCAAAGGTATCATTATCCAGCATAATAATTTGGTGTTGGAATTCACACAACTTGTAACGTTAACAACTCTTTGTTGTAcaagcatcatcatcatcaactcTTTGTTGTACaaacatcatcatcaaacaagaCATAAACTTTTGATCTACTACTTGTCtgataaaaaataattgttaGTAAAATAATTTCGTTTCATTTGGTATAGGTTATGAAATGAattcttcacattttttttttcttttctgaacaCCCATATTTATTTATGTCTCTTAATTCTTAGTAAGCAAGAGAATGCacggaagaaagaaaaaaagtacagagttcaattcccttaactaaTATGAGTCATTAGTTGTACAAGtaaaaaaagcaaaacaaaaagaaagcttTAATTCTAAATACTGTGTATTTTGTTTCCCTGCTTAAGAACTTATTTTACAATATAAGCTTGTTCCAAATAACATTAGTTTGACTGACCTTGGGTTCAGCAAGGTAATATAGGAGATGGACTAGTTAGTTGAAAATATACACGAGTTTTGAGGGTTGCTGGGGAGCAGATGGAGATTTGGTGGAACCAATAGTTCTGATGTTGACGAAAAGGCCAAGGGGGATTGAATGTCAATGACAATGTAGCCCATGAACTTGCACAACATGCATGATTTCGTAGCTTCGGATAGAAGAGGCGTCTccgtggttttttttttttttcgaatgatagattttgttaaattaaatattagttTAGTCACCGATCAGTTTCAAACTCATATCGTCATGCAAAAGTGTCAACTTTATTCTACCACGGCGATAAATGGCCACTTGCAGGCGTATCCGTGGTTAACTTCGTTTATTATGCAAACATATTAGATTTGGATTAAATTTGTATTAGATGGCAAGCGAGAAACGCTCTTTTTAACTTCagtatatttttcttccaattggGGGGTGGGGAGTGTTTCAATCCAGAGTTTTTACATAGAACCAAGCTTATCATCTCCATAATTACACATTCTTATGACATGGACAACGGTACACGACAATCCCAAAATTATATAAAAGATACATAAGATGTGACCATACACGGGCACTGCAGTGCACTGCACCTGCCCACACGACATTCGCTGTTATATTATATCCAAAATTAAAGCCAAAATAAGTCTCGTTGGACGAACTTGACCTTCATTTCATCAATCATATCATCAGCAGCCAAGCGATGGGTGCTATCTCTCGATTTATCTCCCacctcatcatcttcttcactCTTCTCATCCTCGAAATCGTAGTCCTTGTCCGTTCCGTCGCCGGACTAAACCCAAATTCAGGCAAACGTGTCATCACCACCACACAGTATCTCAAACTCATAGAGCAAAAGAATCCCACCATTTGCTACACAAAAAAGTTGAAGGCCACAGAATGCTCAGTTTGCTTATCGGATTTTGAGGAAGGTGACAAGGTTAGGGAGCTGAAATGCAAGCACACATTTCACCAGGATTGCCTTGACAAGTGGCTGCAGCAGTATTGGGCCACCTGTCCACTTTGCAGGACTAAGGTGTTGTCGGACGATGTTGTGGCTAGTTATCATCGGCTGAGAAATCAGGTAGAATACGACGGCCGAGATGAGGAGTTGATTTTCTTGTTATCTTCGTTGCAGGGT is a window from the Pyrus communis chromosome 16, drPyrComm1.1, whole genome shotgun sequence genome containing:
- the LOC137719898 gene encoding probable E3 ubiquitin-protein ligase XERICO, with amino-acid sequence MGAISRFISHLIIFFTLLILEIVVLVRSVAGLNPNSGKRVITTTQYLKLIEQKNPTICYTKKLKATECSVCLSDFEEGDKVRELKCKHTFHQDCLDKWLQQYWATCPLCRTKVLSDDVVASYHRLRNQVEYDGRDEELIFLLSSLQGNTLHRFF